The Monodelphis domestica isolate mMonDom1 chromosome 7, mMonDom1.pri, whole genome shotgun sequence genome window below encodes:
- the LOC100018725 gene encoding serine protease 27: MRQLQALALFFLLLQFGTKEAESTRACGQPQMLNRMVGGEDAQEREWPWQVSIQKNGSHFCGGSLITNQWVMTAAHCFSNTSETSLYKVLLGARQLVNPGPHAIYAQVKRVESNPQYQGMASSADVALVQLEAPVPFTDYILPVCMPDPEVKFEEGMNCLVTGWGSPSEQDNLPHPRILQKLAVPIIDTRKCNLLYSKDSEHGMLPKTIQDDMLCAGYAEGKKDACKGDSGGPLVCYIGHSWLQAGVISWGEGCARRNRPGVYIRVTAHHAWIHRIIPELEFKTGFNRKRGPRGQQTSTPSFAPCLAAHTLLLSLIVLLTF; encoded by the exons ATGAGGCAGCTCCAAGCCCTggccctcttctttctcctccttcagtTTG GAACAAAGGAGGCAGAGTCAACTAGAG CTTGTGGCCAGCCCCAAATGTTGAATCGAATGGTAGGAGGTGAGGACGCCCAAGAGAGGGAATGGCCCTGGCAAGTCAGTATCCAGAAGAATGGAAGTCACTTCTGTGGAGGAAGCCTTATAACGAACCAGTGGGTCATGACAGCAGCTCATTGCTTCTCTAA TACCTCAGAAACTTCCCTGTACAAGGTCCTTCTAGGGGCCCGGCAGCTGGTGAATCCTGGGCCTCATGCCATATATGCTCAAGTAAAAAGGGTGGAAAGCAACCCCCAATATCAGGGCATGGCTTCCAGTGCTGATGTGGCCCTGGTCCAGCTGGAAGCTCCAGTGCCCTTCACCGACTATATCCTCCCTGTGTGCATGCCTGaccctgaggtcaaatttgaggaGGGGATGAACTGTTTGGTCACAGGCTGGGGCAGTCCCAGTGAGCAAG ATAACCTGCCTCATCCCCGAATTCTACAGAAGTTGGCTGTGCCCATCATTGATACACGGAAGTGCAACCTCCTCTACAGCAAGGACTCAGAGCATGGGATGCTACCCAAAACCATCCAAGATGACATGTTGTGTGCTGGTTACGCAGAGGGGAAGAAAGATGCCTGCAAG GGAGACTCTGGGGGACCCTTGGTTTGCTACATTGGTCATTCCTGGCTCCAGGCTGGAGTAATCAGCTGGGGAGAAGGATGTGCCCGCCGTAACCGCCCAGGAGTCTACATTCGAGTCACTGCCCACCATGCCTGGATCCACAGGATTATCCCAGAACTGGAGTTCAAAACTGGCTTTAACAGGAAGAGAGGGCCCCGGGGCCAACAGACTTCCACTCCAAGCTTTGCTCCTTGCCTGGCTGCCCACACCTTGCTACTCAGTCTCATTGTTCTGCTCACCTTTTGA